The uncultured Dysgonomonas sp. genome contains the following window.
AAGCAAGGACATCGATTGTTGTTACTTCTTGTTCTTGTGCCTCCGTCATCGACTTGGTGGCTGAAGACGTATTCTTGCGCATATCTCCGGGTAGTTTCAATGAGAGCGTAACAGTCTTCATATTTCCCTTATTTACAATGTCATTTGATTTGTCATTGTCTTGACAGGAAAATCCCAGAATAAAGAGAATTAATATGATATAGGGTGATATTTTTTTCATCATTAATCTATTATGTTAAATTTCTGGTTCAACAGGTACTTCTTCCCATTTAAGAAGTTCTATCGTTACATTTCCATTTTTGAACAGAATCAGTATAGGAATAGTCAGTTCTTCGCCTTCCTGAACAGTAATAGAATTATCTTCCATAAATTTACGGAGTCCCACTGTACATAATATGTTGTTTCCGATAGCATTGTCCAAAAGTTCTATCGTTATAGGGTTGTCATTTTCAAATCGCAACGTGTTGCATCGTGCGATAGCTATTTTTTTTGCATTATCTATTTTTATATCAGGGTAATAGGTCGTTCCTGTCCCTGCCGTTTGCATATCGAAATTGCAGGTAGGGTTGAGATTGTTTATCCTTACTACCGGATAGTGTGCAGGTAAGAGGTCTGTAGATAATGCTGCCAGACCTTTTACATATACATATATTTTGATGTGTGAAGGTTTGAAATAAACAATATGTTCAACTCTGTTTCTGGATGTGATCGTGAAATCATGTTTTCCGTAATATAATGAATCATGTGTCGGTATTTGCAGAGCTGTACCATAGTTGGGATGTGAAATTATCCCATCGTGTATGAATGAATTAGGATTGAAACAGGTAATACGCGTATCTTCAAAAGCATTGCCCCAACAAATAGCAGTGTATTCTCCTGTATTGAGCGTTAGATATGTTCCTTGAAACGAATTAAGATTTTCTTTGTCAATCTGTTGATCGAGAACGTGTGCTCCATCTTTATCAAAAATACCAACATTTACCCGATTAATACGATCCGGAAAACTGGGATAGTCGAAATGTAAAATGACATTATTCAGAGGAGGACAGTCGTCCATGTTGTCGCCTATACATCCAAATAAGAATATCGAAAGAATGAGTACAGGCAGAGCTTTCAACAGTTTCATTTATTTTCTATTTAAATTTCCTCGTTTTGAAAAATCCATGCAAGCGGGCAGAAAAGCCTGCCTGCATGAATTATAATTAAGTCTAGTGCGCCTATTATAGATTATAGAGCCGGTTCAACATCTACGCCTACCCATGCTTGTACCTGAACGGTTACAGTAACATTTCTAGCTCCGGTTTCTGGTTTCGGACTCAGATCTTTTCCATCTATATCGATAGATGTGATCTTATATACTTTTCCGGCTTCGAGATGAGTCAGTTCAAGAGTAGTATTACTATCTATCAATTTTGTTATTGTCAGAAAAGCAGGAGAGAACCCGAGATTACCACTGGTTGTTGTTACATCTTCTAATTTTGCAACAATGTGAGGTACAGATGTCTGAACTTTGGTGTCGATAGTAGTACCATTACCTGCTGCAGGCGGCATAATAAAGTATGCCCATTTGTGTAGGGGATTAAGCGGCTTGAAAGATGCATCGGCAGTTACGCTGGCATTCGTCCATTCATCTTTGAAACGTACAGGATATGATCCGTCTGTAAATTCTATAGCGTCAGCCCCGTATTGAAGAATATCTGTTGCTAGAGTAGGGACATCAGCATAGTTTATACTAACTTTAGTATAAGCATTATTAATATAGATACCTGTTAATTTGAAATCTACCAAAGGCAATTCGGCACCGGTCGTTTTAGCTTTTATTTCTCCAATCTCGATGCGAGAAATAGCTGCGCGTACAGGAACATTTACAGCTGCATCTCCAGTTCCGGTAATGGTACCGGATCCTAAAAGGTTGACTGCAGTTTCCGCATGTGTTTGTACACCATGTTCAAACATTACAGCTTCTAGCTGGGCTTTGGTCGTAATAGTAGTTGGTAATGCCGGAGAAGTTAAAGATGTACTATTGCCAACTATGATGATTTCTGTAGCAGCCGCAGGGACGTCTGTAAATTGTTTAACAGGGAAGCCTGCTTCACTATTGTCCATAGAGCCTCTTTTCAGTATATTGCCGCCACCTATAAAGAATACTTCAGCATCATAAATATCCGGGGCCACATCAATGGCAGTTTCTTCCTCTGCATACGTTGTTGGTTTCACAATTTTGACTGTTACATTCTTCGGTTCCCCTGTGTCTGCAGGAATAGCCTCATCGCTACCACAACTCGCAAAGCCAAATAGGAGAGTAGCAGCTGTAATCATTACATACTTAAATTTCATTTTCAATTGTTTTTAATGAATAATAAATTAATTGTGTTATCAGAATATTTTTATATGACATAGAGCCCAATCATAGAATAACATCTATGCTGATTTTTCTTTTCGTGTGAGAGATTTTTAGTTCAAGAGTATATTGCAACTATTCTTCTGCAATTCTCAAATACTCTTTATTCTGATTATAAATGCATTCTGGGCTATGCAATTATATTTGTTGAATTCTAACCTGGAAATTTGTTATTGTACTATCATTTGTATTTGAGCTTCGTTCATCCAGTTTTCATAATTGATCTGCACAGAATATGTGCAACTGAACGATTTGCTTCCATTGATTGCCTTATATATGTTATAAACAGAACTTACTGTTTTTTTTCCGACCGACCGCACCATTTGTTTATAGCCTTTATGCCGGCTTTTTCCATTAATCAGAAAATAGGGAAGTTCTTTTTTATATTCACCTACAGCCAACAGAGGTGTTAGTGTTATATATTCATTCTCTGCTATATGAAAAGGTGGCATTTTTATTTGTAGGTCAATATGCAGATATTCTCCTTTTTTTATACACTTATCTTTCTTGATAATCTGTGAAATCATAATTGTTTTTCTTTATAATTGCAGTTCGAATCTACTATTAACAAATCTGGAAGTATAGGCATTGCTATAATGTCTCTCATTCAACGATTACAAAAGTAACTGGACTTTTCATCTGTCTTGTTATTCAAACTTGCCTAGAATTACATAGAAATTACCTTTTTAAGACTTGAGTTAAAATTAATTAATGTAGATTAAAATTTTTAAAAATACATTTTTGTTTCAATTTGTTACTTTATTAAATTACTTATTGTTTGTAATCGATCTAGATAATCTTATCTAGGATGTGGAATGGTTGTGTAGCTTACTAATAGTCATTTTTAGACTGTATTTCAAATAAATAAAAAAGTATGAATACTCTTGGCCAGAGATGAATTTGTTTCGAAATATGTAACCTGTGTTTTTTCATTAATGAAAACAGGTATCAAGTTTATATTAAAAAAATTAATATATTTGCGAACACTAATATAAAAAATATAGGAGCAGGCTTCTTCTATAAATAAGGGGGGATAATATTTCGCAAATGTCATAAACTATATTGTATTGATAAAGCAGAGGGATCTTAACTGAATAAGCCGAGAATAAAATAATTTACCTGAAACGAAGTGTATATTGTGAGTGATGGAATTTACTATCTCTTAGATGGTTTCTTTTTCTTATATATGTACTTCCGCTTGGGGATTTGTTAACACGTCAAAACAACATATATATTGATTATGGGTATCATTACGGACTTCCATGAGCATAAAACATGTGTCAATTATGAAGATGTTAACACTAACTCAAATAAAAAACCAATTATTGAAATTACTGAATTCTTGAAAGGGAAAATCAAGGAGAAAACTCTCTCCGAATCTAAAATCATGTTAGTTATGAAAGGCGAATTTCGTATATCGTATGAGAGACATATCGATAAAAAAGTAAAAGAAGGAAAGATGCTCTTGCTTCCGTCCAGCAGTAAATATATTGCGAGAGCTGAGGAGGATGCTTCTGTTTTTATTTTTAGACTTCGGGATAAAATTGAATTATGCGACCGTGTCGGTTTAGAACAATTATTTCATAAGTTTAAAGAACCGGATAATAGTTTTAACTTATTGGATATAAAGGAAGAGGTATCTTATTATCTAAAGGGACTGAAAGCTTGTTTGACAGACGGGTTACGTTGTCGCTACTATTTCGAATTGAAAATGAAGGAATTCTTTTATCTTATAAGGGCTTATTATACAAGAGAAGAATTAGCACGGTTCTTTTACCCATTACTGAGTAACGATACAAGTTTCTCTGAATTTGTATACAATAATTACAATAAAGTAAAAACAGTACAGGAATTAGCCTCATTGTCTAACTATAGTCATTCGGGCTTCATCAAGCGCTTTAAAAAGACATTTGGAGTACCGGCGTATCAATGGATTAAGCAACAGAAAGCCAGCCGTATATTACATGAGATTAACTGTACGGATAAAACACTGAAAGAGATATGTGATGAACATGATTTTAGTTCATTATCGCAGTTTAATGACTTTTGCAAATCAAATTTTGGATATCCTCCTAGTTATATAAGGAAGAATAAAGTATTCTGAAAAATAGATTGTAAATAAGTATAAGCGTTAAAATAATAATGTCGGCGCAACTGAATTTTTCGGTTGCGCCAATTTTTTTATGTATCGCAAACATATTATAAATCAAGCTGGTTTCGGCAGTATTAAAACTTGCAAAGAAAGAGTGATACGTAATGTTTTTATCGGATCAGCTAAAATATATGTCAGAATTATGAAATAAGGGGTAAATATTAATAAGTGCACAAAACGTTTATTAGCCTAAGTTTGCAAAGGTTTTTCCAGTTAGTGTTCATCAATCACTGTTTTGTGATACAAAGGTAAATTTTAGTTTTTAATTGTAACAAATTACAAAAAAATTAATCACTTAAAATCAAATGTTGAAGCTGCACCTCTTTTATGAAAAGGTAAGCCAAACAGTTATAATGATAAAATATTACGAGGCCAATGTTAACGGTATTTTATTATTAATAACAGAATATAATTTAATTTATTTAACAAATGAAGAAAGTTTTTATTAGTTTAATTACTGCTACACTATTGTTCTCTGCATGTAGTAACGATGACGGGCAAAAGCCTGATGGAGACGAAAACAAGACGGGTTCATTATCATTCAATCTTGCGTTTGAGGAAGCAGGTTCGGGTATCAAAGCCACAGCTCTATCAAAAGCTATACCGATCACAAATTGGAGTAATATTGAGCGTGCACAGATGTTTTTATATGAACAGGGAACCGGTAAGGTTGCTTTTTCTTACGAAATACTACCATCTGATGGGAATACGACTTTTCCCTGGTCTAATATTCCTGTAGGTGATTATGACCTGGCATTAGTTGCGAATATGAAAAATAGTGCAAAAAATAATATCACTACTTATGTCGCCGGAGGTACAACCAGCGAGGCAATTACAGACTTTAATGTAAGGGGTAGACTTTTAAATTCTCAGATCTTTATGGACCTTAAGAAAATCACTTTTCCTACAGGACATGTTTTTGAAACAGGAGATGAAGCATATGCACCTGCTTCGGAAGTATTCACAGCTTATGCAGAAGATGTTCATATCGTAGAAGGAACTCCAGCTAATCTGGGTACTTTAAAGCTCAAGCGCGATGTCTCTCTTATGCGTGTAAGGATCAATAAGAATGCCGCTTTCCTTAATGAAACAGGGAAAAAAGTAAACTTTGCCGATGCTTCTAACTTTATTGTTGTTCATAGGTTACCTGTTGGTTTTGGAGTTAAGACCCCACATACATCACCGGTATTTTTGGGCGGTATCTTAAATCAGAATTCAAACGAGAATCGGATAATGATAGGTGCTACGGGTAATGCTACATTCAATACAGCTAATCCTGGTGCGGATAAATATAAAAATCCGGAGATCATAGATGCAGATTTCACATTGTGGCAGGATATAATAGTATTACCTAACGTTCTGACAACTGCTAGTATGGATATTAGCGGAGATGCACAGGACAGTAGAAAATACTATGTAGTAATCAGCGCTTTGGCTCCAGCCG
Protein-coding sequences here:
- a CDS encoding FimB/Mfa2 family fimbrial subunit, with translation MKLLKALPVLILSIFLFGCIGDNMDDCPPLNNVILHFDYPSFPDRINRVNVGIFDKDGAHVLDQQIDKENLNSFQGTYLTLNTGEYTAICWGNAFEDTRITCFNPNSFIHDGIISHPNYGTALQIPTHDSLYYGKHDFTITSRNRVEHIVYFKPSHIKIYVYVKGLAALSTDLLPAHYPVVRINNLNPTCNFDMQTAGTGTTYYPDIKIDNAKKIAIARCNTLRFENDNPITIELLDNAIGNNILCTVGLRKFMEDNSITVQEGEELTIPILILFKNGNVTIELLKWEEVPVEPEI
- a CDS encoding DUF3868 domain-containing protein; this translates as MISQIIKKDKCIKKGEYLHIDLQIKMPPFHIAENEYITLTPLLAVGEYKKELPYFLINGKSRHKGYKQMVRSVGKKTVSSVYNIYKAINGSKSFSCTYSVQINYENWMNEAQIQMIVQ
- a CDS encoding helix-turn-helix domain-containing protein, with product MKGEFRISYERHIDKKVKEGKMLLLPSSSKYIARAEEDASVFIFRLRDKIELCDRVGLEQLFHKFKEPDNSFNLLDIKEEVSYYLKGLKACLTDGLRCRYYFELKMKEFFYLIRAYYTREELARFFYPLLSNDTSFSEFVYNNYNKVKTVQELASLSNYSHSGFIKRFKKTFGVPAYQWIKQQKASRILHEINCTDKTLKEICDEHDFSSLSQFNDFCKSNFGYPPSYIRKNKVF
- a CDS encoding FimB/Mfa2 family fimbrial subunit encodes the protein MKKVFISLITATLLFSACSNDDGQKPDGDENKTGSLSFNLAFEEAGSGIKATALSKAIPITNWSNIERAQMFLYEQGTGKVAFSYEILPSDGNTTFPWSNIPVGDYDLALVANMKNSAKNNITTYVAGGTTSEAITDFNVRGRLLNSQIFMDLKKITFPTGHVFETGDEAYAPASEVFTAYAEDVHIVEGTPANLGTLKLKRDVSLMRVRINKNAAFLNETGKKVNFADASNFIVVHRLPVGFGVKTPHTSPVFLGGILNQNSNENRIMIGATGNATFNTANPGADKYKNPEIIDADFTLWQDIIVLPNVLTTASMDISGDAQDSRKYYVVISALAPAGYKLDDGTEITTPTPLYWSGTIKGGFTPNVIREVNLTIRSRGSIINPPGPEEEGDLIITVEPPQDWNDNIQRTDQEV